From one Triticum aestivum cultivar Chinese Spring chromosome 4B, IWGSC CS RefSeq v2.1, whole genome shotgun sequence genomic stretch:
- the LOC123094638 gene encoding lysosomal Pro-X carboxypeptidase, translating into MERNITVLLSLLLCLLLSCHVSAAGATAKRRHSSPLSRPHRVITAEAAPATEVPAMVQYETRYHTQRLDHFNAAPASYRTFPQRYLVNGTYWGGKTAPVFVYAGNEGNIELFTNNTGFMWELAPRFRAMLVFIEHRYYGRSVPFGSEEAAFRNTSTAGYLTTTQAVADFAALVQSLKANLSAPTAPVVVFGGSYGGMLAAWMRMKYPHVVIGAVASSAPILSFYGMADPYAFYDIISNDFKSESKNCHDVLMNSWKELDKALSNDAGRAQLNSTFKMCRGSTVEAIPDLLDTAIVYSAMTDYPTESGFLTHLPAYPVKEMCRAIDNPKSGKDTFSRINEALMVYYNYTGNAPCLGDATEHDPYGMFDGWDFQACTEMILMSYGVRNGSVLPPEPFNFTKLLDGCRASTGLPPRPYWIPTEFGGFDIANVLKRSASNIIFFNGLRDPWSSGGVLKDISRSIMALVEPKGSHHVDLRFSSKDDPDWLKQVREKETRIIGHWLNQYYKDEAIKS; encoded by the exons ATGGAGCGAAACATCACCGTCCTCCTAtcccttcttctctgcctcctcctCTCGTGCCATGTATCCGCAGCCGGCGCTACCGCCAAGCGGCGGCACTCGTCGCCGCTGTCGCGTCCCCATCGTGTGATCACGGCGGAGGCGGCCCCGGCCACGGAGGTGCCGGCGATGGTGCAGTACGAGACGCGGTACCACACACAGCGGCTGGACCACTTCAACGCGGCGCCGGCGAGCTACCGCACGTTCCCCCAGCGCTACCTGGTGAACGGCACGTACTGGGGCGGCAAGACGGCGCCGGTGTTCGTGTACGCCGGTAACGAGGGCAACATCGAGCTCTTCACCAACAACACCGGCTTCATGTGGGAGCTCGCGCCTCGCTTCCGCGCCATGCTCGTCTTCATCGAG CATCGGTACTACGGGCGATCGGTGCCGTTCGGGAGCGAGGAGGCAGCATTCAGGAACACGAGCACGGCGGGGTACCTGACGACGACGCAGGCTGTCGCCGACTTCGCCGCGCTCGTCCAAAGCCTCAAGGCCAACCTCAGCGCACCGACCGCCCCCGTCGTCGTCTTTGGCGGCTCCTACGGCGGCA TGCTGGCAGCGTGGATGAGGATGAAGTACCCGCACGTGGTTATTGGGGCCGTCGCGTCGTCGGCACCAATCCTCAGCTTCTACGGCATGGCCGATCCCTACGCCTTCTATGACATCATCTCCAACGATTTCAAG AGTGAAAGCAAGAATTGCCACGACGTACTCATGAACTCGTGGAAGGAGCTGGACAAGGCGCTGTCCAATGACGCCGGCCGGGCGCAGCTCAACAGTACGTTCAAAATGTGCCG AGGTAGTACAGTGGAGGCGATACCGGACTTGCTCGACACCGCCATCGTCTACTCCGCCATGACGGACTACCCGACGGAGTCCGGCTTCCTCACCCACCTCCCGGCCTATCCCGTCAAAGAG ATGTGCCGCGCGATCGACAACCCAAAGTCGGGCAAGGACACCTTCTCGAGGATCAATGAAGCCTTGATGGTCTACTACAACTACACCGGCAACGCGCCTTGCCTTGGCGACGCCACCGAGCATGACCCTTACGGCATGTTCGACGGCTGGGACTTTCAGGCGTGCACGGAGATGATCCTCATGAGCTACGGCGTCCGCAACGGCAGCGTTCTGCCGCCGGAGCCCTTCAACTTCACCAAGCTCCTCGACGGCTGTCGCGCCTCCACCGGCCTGCCGCCGCGGCCATACTGGATCCCCACAGAGTTCGGAGGATTC GATATTGCAAATGTTTTGAAGAGGTCAGCTAGCAACATCATCTTCTTCAACGGGCTCCGAGATCCATGGAGCAGTGGCGG CGTACTGAAGGACATCTCAAGAAGCATCATGGCACTGGTTGAGCCAAAAG GTTCACACCACGTAGACTTGAGATTCTCCAGCAAGGACGACCCTGATTGGCTTAAGCAGGTGCGGGAAAAGGAGACGAGAATCATAGGGCATTGGCTCAATCAATACTACAAAGATGAAGCCATAAAGTCCTAG